In Pseudarthrobacter phenanthrenivorans Sphe3, one genomic interval encodes:
- a CDS encoding N-carbamoylsarcosine amidohydrolase, whose amino-acid sequence MSATAAREEYQRLRSQFKEKGLGGRIGFGSRPALLVVDMIRGFTDSRSPLAGDLDEQLKAAQELLGRARGAGVPIIFSTVAYDTDLQEAGKWIRKIPSNSWLVEGSEWVELDDRLERQNNEMLLVKKYASCFFGTDLAARLVSKGIDTLILIGCTTSGCIRATAVDSCSYGFHTIVVEEGVGDRAELPHLASLFDIDNKYGDVVGLEEANTYLEHVRG is encoded by the coding sequence ATGTCTGCGACTGCTGCCCGAGAGGAATACCAGAGGTTAAGGTCCCAATTCAAGGAAAAGGGACTGGGCGGAAGGATCGGTTTCGGGAGCCGCCCGGCGCTTCTGGTGGTTGACATGATCCGCGGATTCACGGATTCAAGATCGCCCTTGGCCGGAGACCTTGACGAACAGCTAAAGGCAGCCCAGGAACTTCTTGGAAGAGCTCGGGGCGCTGGCGTTCCGATCATCTTTTCAACTGTCGCGTACGACACCGACCTGCAGGAGGCCGGTAAATGGATCCGGAAAATCCCGTCCAACAGCTGGTTGGTTGAGGGAAGCGAATGGGTGGAACTCGACGACAGGCTCGAGCGCCAAAACAATGAAATGCTGCTCGTGAAAAAGTATGCATCCTGCTTTTTCGGCACCGATCTCGCGGCCCGTCTGGTGTCCAAAGGCATCGATACGCTGATCCTCATCGGCTGCACCACCAGCGGATGCATCCGGGCTACCGCCGTGGATTCATGTTCCTACGGATTCCACACCATCGTTGTTGAGGAGGGCGTCGGAGACCGGGCCGAACTGCCGCACCTCGCCAGCCTTTTCGACATTGACAACAAATACGGCGATGTTGTCGGTCTGGAAGAAGCAAACACCTATCTCGAACATGTCCGCGGGTAA
- a CDS encoding ABC transporter permease — protein MSTDVTIPSLPTVTTQQSANRSRVIRDNVWRAAVLVALVLLWALLSSMSDLVASPTDSLNALAKRFADGSIYRHLNATLQAVAIGFLIAAAIGFPLGYAIGRSKFLGAVFDPIVAGAFAIPRVIFFPILLQIFGVGVGAQSAMAALAAVFPIMVSTTAGVRAINPLLPKLARSLSLSPLQTVTKIYIPAMAPSLMVGIRIGFSIAFINVIIAEFFAARAGLGLLALRAYGMLDLPTMYGIIVLLAAIALAGNLALWAVERRLGNKV, from the coding sequence GTGAGTACCGATGTAACGATTCCTTCGTTGCCGACAGTCACCACTCAACAGAGTGCGAACAGATCCAGGGTCATCCGGGACAACGTGTGGCGTGCTGCCGTGTTGGTGGCCTTGGTGCTCCTGTGGGCACTGCTGTCTTCCATGAGTGACCTCGTCGCTTCGCCCACTGACTCGCTCAACGCGCTGGCGAAGCGCTTCGCCGATGGCTCCATTTACCGGCACCTCAACGCGACCTTGCAGGCGGTGGCTATCGGTTTCCTCATCGCTGCTGCCATAGGCTTTCCACTGGGCTATGCCATTGGCCGGAGCAAGTTTCTCGGTGCCGTCTTCGATCCCATCGTCGCAGGCGCCTTCGCCATCCCGCGCGTAATCTTTTTTCCCATCCTTCTCCAGATTTTCGGAGTGGGTGTGGGAGCGCAATCGGCGATGGCCGCGCTGGCAGCGGTATTCCCCATCATGGTCTCAACAACCGCAGGCGTCCGCGCCATCAACCCGCTCCTGCCCAAGCTGGCACGCTCGCTGAGCCTATCCCCGCTGCAGACCGTGACCAAGATATACATTCCGGCCATGGCACCCTCGCTCATGGTTGGCATCCGTATCGGTTTCAGCATCGCGTTCATCAACGTGATCATCGCCGAATTCTTCGCTGCGCGTGCCGGTCTCGGGCTTTTGGCGCTGCGGGCCTACGGCATGCTGGACCTGCCAACCATGTACGGCATCATCGTGCTCCTCGCTGCGATCGCACTGGCCGGGAACCTCGCCCTGTGGGCAGTCGAACGGCGGCTGGGCAACAAGGTCTAG